The following are encoded together in the Flavihumibacter fluvii genome:
- a CDS encoding pyridoxamine 5'-phosphate oxidase family protein: MGKFFEAIQPAHKTFIERQHIFFVATAPLSAGGRVNLSPKGLDCFRVLSESQVAYMDLISSGNETSAHTLENGRITFMFCSFEGKPNILRLYGKAETVLPGSDAWAIYAPQFNIYPSTRQIILANIDLVQSSCGFGVPLFDYAGERDIHFEWAERKGADGLDQYIREKNLVSLDGLPTVLGKQGKYQ, translated from the coding sequence ATGGGAAAGTTTTTTGAGGCCATCCAACCTGCACACAAAACATTCATCGAAAGACAGCATATCTTTTTTGTTGCCACAGCGCCATTAAGTGCAGGTGGAAGAGTGAATCTTTCGCCAAAAGGGTTGGACTGTTTCCGCGTATTGTCGGAAAGCCAGGTGGCTTATATGGACCTGATCAGCAGCGGCAATGAAACATCAGCGCATACTTTGGAAAATGGCCGGATAACATTTATGTTTTGTTCCTTTGAAGGGAAGCCGAATATTTTACGATTGTACGGAAAGGCAGAAACAGTATTGCCCGGCTCAGATGCATGGGCAATTTACGCACCGCAATTCAACATCTATCCCAGTACCCGCCAGATCATTTTGGCTAATATTGACCTGGTACAATCTTCCTGTGGTTTTGGGGTTCCTTTATTTGATTATGCAGGCGAGCGGGATATCCATTTTGAATGGGCAGAAAGGAAAGGAGCAGATGGGTTGGATCAATATATACGGGAAAAAAACCTGGTGAGCCTCGATGGCTTGCCAACCGTATTGGGGAAACAGGGAAAGTACCAATAG
- a CDS encoding tetratricopeptide repeat protein, whose translation MTYNDLQYQIELLNQEAWDIRVNDSVKALLLSEEAINKSRPINYEKGLAEGLRTYGFCLIRQSQHDKAINCLNEAHYLFEQAGDKKGQSHVYEYFGIIARSRGDYKSSLEQLYATYQLRQSIRDDEGEALALYHLGVTYRYMGNLEKALDFFLQCLDVAKRSNNWIPESYSINNIGTIYLELGNLSEALAFIQQSLAIRESQGDEWGTAGCLDNLGRIYFLMGDHHKAGDYFASASAISARVSDKKGEANALLHQADLELALGDIEQATVKANKCLGIRKCIGDLKGQGEALLLVIDLSDDNQKLPLLEQVMDLALATGSLDLQYKVHGRYYQYYKKQLQFEKALTHFEMFNEAEKEFHSHSLGQKILNLQISHQVEQSQKEAEIYRLKNIELANALDELKATQKQLIQSEKLASLGELTAGIAHEIQNPLNFVNNFAEVNRELTDELMQEVEQRNTAGVYQLATLIRENQAKILHHGQRADAIVKSMLQHSRFNTGTCEQVDINQLCDEYLRLAFHAIRSKYTSFHALQQADYDLNLGAIPLVRQEIGRVLVNLFNNAFYAMMEKASCANDSTVTYTPLLSVSTKRKDSSIEIRIKDNGIGIPEKFREKIFQPFFTTKPTGQGAGLGLSLSYDIVKAHGGELKVEGEETAGATFIIELPVP comes from the coding sequence ATGACATACAATGACCTGCAGTACCAAATTGAATTACTGAATCAGGAGGCCTGGGATATCCGGGTGAATGATTCGGTAAAAGCTTTGCTTCTGTCGGAAGAGGCTATCAATAAGTCACGCCCTATCAACTACGAAAAAGGGCTGGCAGAGGGGTTGAGGACATATGGTTTCTGCCTGATCAGGCAATCGCAACATGACAAGGCGATCAATTGCCTGAATGAAGCGCATTATTTATTTGAGCAGGCGGGTGATAAAAAAGGGCAATCCCATGTTTACGAATATTTTGGGATCATTGCCCGTAGCAGGGGTGATTATAAATCGTCACTGGAACAGTTATATGCTACTTATCAATTGAGGCAATCCATCAGGGATGATGAAGGTGAGGCGCTGGCCCTTTACCACCTTGGGGTAACTTACCGGTATATGGGCAACCTTGAAAAGGCGCTCGATTTTTTCCTGCAATGCCTGGATGTTGCGAAAAGAAGCAATAACTGGATACCGGAATCTTATTCCATCAATAATATTGGAACTATTTACCTGGAGTTGGGGAATCTAAGTGAAGCGTTGGCATTTATTCAGCAGAGTTTGGCCATTCGTGAATCGCAGGGAGATGAGTGGGGCACGGCAGGTTGCCTTGACAACCTTGGCCGCATTTATTTTTTGATGGGAGATCACCATAAAGCCGGGGATTATTTTGCAAGTGCAAGTGCCATTTCAGCCAGGGTCTCTGATAAGAAGGGCGAAGCTAATGCCTTGCTGCACCAGGCAGACCTGGAATTGGCCCTGGGAGATATTGAACAGGCTACTGTGAAGGCCAATAAATGCCTGGGTATAAGGAAGTGTATTGGTGATTTAAAAGGACAAGGAGAAGCACTTTTATTAGTGATAGACCTTAGCGATGACAACCAAAAATTGCCCTTGCTGGAACAGGTAATGGATCTGGCCCTCGCAACTGGATCCCTTGACCTTCAGTATAAGGTCCATGGAAGGTATTACCAGTATTATAAAAAGCAATTACAGTTTGAAAAAGCCCTGACGCATTTTGAGATGTTTAACGAGGCTGAAAAGGAATTTCATTCACATTCACTGGGGCAGAAGATATTGAATTTACAGATATCGCACCAGGTTGAGCAAAGCCAGAAAGAAGCAGAGATCTACCGGCTGAAGAATATTGAGTTGGCGAATGCGCTGGATGAATTGAAGGCCACACAGAAACAATTGATCCAATCAGAGAAGTTGGCTTCATTAGGTGAATTAACTGCAGGTATTGCGCACGAGATCCAGAATCCACTGAATTTTGTGAATAATTTTGCTGAAGTAAATCGTGAACTGACCGATGAGTTGATGCAGGAAGTGGAACAGCGTAATACTGCGGGAGTATATCAATTGGCAACTTTAATCAGGGAAAACCAGGCAAAGATTTTACATCACGGGCAACGCGCAGATGCTATTGTGAAATCAATGTTGCAGCATTCCCGGTTTAATACAGGTACCTGCGAACAGGTTGATATTAATCAGTTATGTGATGAATATTTGCGGTTGGCTTTTCATGCCATCCGGTCAAAGTATACATCCTTTCACGCTTTACAGCAAGCTGACTATGACCTAAACCTGGGAGCCATACCATTGGTTCGCCAGGAAATTGGGCGGGTATTGGTGAATCTTTTTAATAATGCATTTTATGCAATGATGGAAAAGGCCTCCTGCGCTAATGACAGCACTGTTACATATACGCCCCTTTTATCCGTGAGCACAAAAAGAAAGGATTCCTCTATTGAAATACGGATCAAAGACAATGGCATAGGCATTCCTGAAAAATTCAGGGAAAAGATCTTTCAGCCATTTTTTACCACAAAACCGACAGGTCAGGGGGCTGGCCTTGGCCTGAGCTTAAGTTATGATATTGTGAAAGCACATGGTGGGGAACTAAAAGTTGAAGGGGAAGAAACGGCGGGAGCAACATTTATTATTGAATTGCCGGTACCGTAA
- a CDS encoding tetratricopeptide repeat protein gives MKKLLPNAKEDIGKVGILEGLSYAYLAASPDTALQYAMDGLALARKIGDKNGEAICINALGNVNFHVGDYAKALEQYLQALQMKEQLKSKQNLAVYYYNISNVYNMLGDSTQALYYIFKTMKADEKARDSSGIMFDLYSLCNAYLGMGKADSALHYLDQAFEICKRLDDRNMIAAIMIKYGDVYVVRDNPVQAANYYHSSISYAREINDNQVLSENYLALARISSQRKNADSSIYYARKALHLAREAPFLNTVLDASKFLAGVFKEQKKYDSAFKYLELSIATKDSLFNVENVRKVQNLKLQEQQRQQSIEAAKVEYRSKVKLYLVIFVSFIFLLIALLLWRNNKQKQKAFTLLQDQKTKTDEALHELKSTQSQLVLREKMASLGELTAGIAHEIQNPLNFINNFSEVNKELLVELKVEVEKGNMADVKAIAQDVSDNEEKINHHGKRADAIVKGMLLHSRASTGTKESTNINGLADEYFRLAYHGLRAKDKSFNAKLETDFDSSVGMVEVIPQEIGRVLLNLYNNAFYAVMERKNASEGGFEPVVKVSTKKRNHAIEIKVKDNGPGIPDQFREKIFQPFFTTKPAGQGTGLGLSLSYDIVKAHGGELTVESAPGIETVFTILLPC, from the coding sequence TTGAAAAAATTATTACCCAATGCAAAAGAAGATATTGGAAAGGTTGGGATCCTTGAAGGATTAAGCTATGCATATCTTGCAGCAAGTCCGGATACAGCCTTGCAATATGCCATGGATGGATTGGCGCTGGCCAGGAAAATAGGGGATAAGAATGGTGAAGCCATCTGCATTAACGCCTTGGGAAACGTTAATTTCCATGTAGGTGATTATGCAAAAGCCCTGGAGCAGTATCTGCAGGCCCTGCAAATGAAAGAACAGTTGAAATCCAAGCAGAACCTGGCTGTTTATTACTATAATATTTCAAATGTTTACAATATGCTGGGTGACAGCACGCAGGCATTATATTATATATTCAAGACAATGAAAGCCGATGAAAAGGCCAGGGACAGCTCGGGAATTATGTTTGATCTGTATAGTTTATGCAATGCTTACCTGGGAATGGGGAAGGCCGATTCGGCATTGCATTATTTAGACCAGGCATTCGAGATTTGTAAGCGGTTGGATGATAGAAACATGATCGCTGCAATTATGATAAAATATGGGGATGTTTATGTGGTCCGGGATAACCCTGTGCAGGCTGCAAATTATTATCACAGCAGTATCTCCTATGCCCGGGAGATTAATGATAACCAGGTGCTGTCCGAAAATTATTTGGCTTTGGCGCGAATATCTAGTCAACGTAAAAACGCAGATTCTTCCATTTATTATGCACGGAAGGCCCTGCATTTGGCCAGGGAGGCACCATTTCTGAATACCGTATTAGATGCGAGCAAATTCCTCGCAGGTGTATTTAAGGAGCAAAAGAAATATGACAGTGCTTTTAAATACCTGGAATTGAGTATTGCAACAAAGGATAGTTTATTTAATGTTGAAAATGTAAGGAAGGTGCAGAACCTGAAATTGCAGGAACAGCAACGACAGCAGTCCATTGAAGCGGCAAAGGTTGAATACAGGAGTAAAGTGAAATTATACCTTGTCATTTTTGTATCATTCATTTTTTTGCTGATCGCATTATTACTCTGGCGCAATAACAAGCAGAAACAGAAAGCATTTACCTTACTACAAGATCAAAAGACCAAGACTGACGAGGCTTTGCATGAACTTAAGTCCACACAGTCGCAATTGGTTTTGCGGGAAAAAATGGCCTCTCTTGGAGAGCTGACTGCAGGTATCGCACACGAAATCCAGAATCCGTTGAACTTTATCAATAATTTTTCTGAAGTGAATAAGGAGTTGCTGGTGGAATTGAAAGTTGAGGTTGAAAAAGGTAACATGGCGGATGTAAAAGCTATTGCGCAGGACGTAAGTGATAATGAAGAAAAAATTAATCACCATGGAAAAAGGGCGGATGCCATTGTAAAAGGGATGCTTTTGCACAGTCGGGCCAGCACTGGAACAAAGGAGTCAACAAATATTAATGGTTTGGCTGATGAATATTTCCGGCTTGCCTACCACGGACTAAGGGCAAAGGATAAATCGTTTAATGCAAAGCTTGAGACAGATTTTGACAGTTCTGTTGGAATGGTTGAAGTTATACCACAAGAAATCGGCAGGGTATTATTGAACCTGTACAATAATGCTTTTTATGCCGTGATGGAGAGAAAGAATGCCAGTGAAGGTGGGTTTGAGCCGGTGGTAAAGGTTTCAACAAAAAAGCGGAACCATGCCATTGAAATTAAGGTAAAGGATAATGGTCCGGGGATTCCTGATCAATTCAGGGAAAAGATCTTCCAGCCATTTTTTACCACCAAACCTGCCGGCCAGGGAACTGGTCTGGGCCTGAGCCTGAGTTATGATATTGTGAAGGCCCATGGCGGTGAATTAACTGTAGAAAGCGCTCCTGGAATCGAAACGGTTTTCACCATACTATTACCCTGTTAG